One segment of Tenrec ecaudatus isolate mTenEca1 chromosome 1, mTenEca1.hap1, whole genome shotgun sequence DNA contains the following:
- the PYGO2 gene encoding pygopus homolog 2 yields the protein MAASAPPPPDKLEGGGGPAPPPAPPSTGRKQGKAGLQMKSPEKKRRKSNTQGPAYSHLTEFAPPPTPMVDHLVASNPFEDDFGAPKVGAAAPPFLGSPVPFGGFRVQGGMAGQVPPGYGAGGGGGPQPLRRQPPPFPPNPMGPAFNMPPQGPGYPPPGNMNFPSQPFNQPLGQNFSPPSGQMMAGPVGGFGPMISPTMGQPPRGELGPPLPQRFAQPGAPFGPSPLQRPGQGLPSLPPNTSPFPGPDPSFPGPGGEDGGKPLNPPAPTAFPQEPHSGSPAAAVNGNQPSFPQNSSGRGGGTPDANSLAPPGKAGGGSGPQPPPGLVYPCGACRSEVNDDQDAILCEASCQKWFHRECTGMTESAYGLLTTEASAVWACDLCLKTKEIQSVYIREGMGQLVAANDG from the exons ATGGCCGCCTCGGCGCCGCCCCCACCGGACAAGCTGGAGGGAGGTGGCGGCCCCGCACCGCCCCCTGCGCCGCCCAGCACCGGGAGGAAGCAGGGCAAGGCCG GTCTGCAAATGAAGAGCCCCGAAAAGAAGCGAAGGAAGTCAAATACTcag GGCCCTGCATACTCACATCTGACGGAGTTTGCGCCGCCCCCGACTCCTATGGTGGATCATCTGGTTGCGTCCAACCCTTTTGAGGATGACTTCGGAGCCCCAAAAGTGGGGGCTGCAGCGCCTCCTTTCCTGGGCAGCCCTGTGCCCTTTGGAGGCTTTCGAGTACAGGGGGGCATGGCTGGCCAGGTCCCCCCAGGCTATGGAGCTGGGGGCGGAGGGGGTCCCCAGCCTCTCCGCAGGCAGCCGCCTCCTTTCCCTCCCAATCCTATGGGCCCTGCTTTCAACATGCCCCCCCAGGGCCCTGGCTACCCACCCCCAGGCAACATGAACTTTCCCAGCCAACCCTTCAACCAACCTCTGGGCCAGAACTTCAGCCCTCCGAGTGGGCAGATGATGGCAGGCCCTGTGGGAGGATTTGGCCCCATGATCTCCCCCACCATGGGGCAGCCTCCCAGAGGGGAGCTGGGCCCGCCACTCCCCCAGCGCTTTGCCCAGCCAGGAGCACCTTTTGGCCCCTCTCCTCTCCAGAGACCTggtcaggggctccccagcctgcccCCTAACACAAGCCCCTTTCCTGGGCCAGACCCCAGCTTCCCTGGCCCTGGTGGTGAGGATGGGGGGAAGCCCTTAAACCCACCTGCCCCCACCGCTTTTCCCCAGGAGCCCCACTCGGGCTCCCCGGCTGCTGCAGTGAATGGGAATCAACCCAGTTTCCCCCAAAACAGCAGCGGGCGGGGAGGGGGCACACCGGATGCCAACAGCTTGGCACCCCCCGGCAAAGCAGGCGGGGGCTCCGGGCCCCAGccgcccccaggcctggtgtatcCCTGTGGTGCCTGTCGGAGTGAGGTGAACGACGACCAGGACGCCATCCTATGTGAGGCCTCGTGCCAGAAGTGGTTCCACCGGGAGTGCACGGGCATGACTGAGAGCGCCTacgggctgctcaccacagagGCCTCTGCCGTCTGGGCCTGCGACCTCTGCCTCAAGACCAAGGAGATTCAGTCCGTCTACATCCGAGAGggcatggggcagctggtggctgcCAATGACGGGTGA